The genomic region AATGGGATGTTCTATCGCTGTAGAAGTCTCATATACCGAGAAGACACAGGTTGAACTTCGACATAGGCCGCATTCTGTTgattgaagaagaggttgcTTTGTAAATTACAGGTGACGGCAGTACAGTAATTCCTTCACATTTGATTAATATCTAACCATCCAATCAGATCTAAGCTTATTGTTCTTCGTTACCAGTGTACCCAAAACATTCACGCAGAGACAGGACCCCTACTTGTGTGATTCACAGTCTCGGGATAGCTGTCAAGTATGTCCCTCCCAACTTGAGcatatcaacagcctccttgaccatctcatcaacgattTCCCCAGCAGGCTgaatcttggtgatggctcCAGCAACCTGGCCCATCAAATGTGGCAGATCGAAATCATTGCCTTGCTCAAAGTCGTACTCAATTGGTACAACACCCTTGTCGCACAACTCCTTGATCTTATCTGGCTGCTCATGCCACTTCCTGATATAATCGTTTGTCTTCATTCTCAAAGGCCGCCCAGATATAACAAGAGTTCGCTGCGTATCTTCGAATCCACATGAAACAACTTCTTTCTTATGCTCCTCACTGCAACTAGCTTCAACAGAGGCTACAAATCGTGTACCTACCCATACGGCCACAGCGCCCTGCATCAATGAGCTTGCGAGACTTCTTCCTGAGGAAATACCTCCGGCTGCAACTACCAATGCGGGAAGACccttgagaagaggagggtgGTACTTCGAAGCAACGTCTGCAACGGCggggatgaggatggagttTGCAACATCTCCTGTGTGACCTCCTCCTTCGCCACCTTGAGCGCAAACCATGTCAACTC from Fusarium fujikuroi IMI 58289 draft genome, chromosome FFUJ_chr04 harbors:
- a CDS encoding related to FMN-dependent 2-nitropropane dioxygenase produces the protein MAPPGPITTPLTSLLGIKHPIILAGMARVSGGRLAAAVSNAGGLGIIGGFQYTPDQLREIIVEMKANFSRPDLPFGVDLALPQIGGNARKTNHDYTGGKLDELVDIIIDSGAKLFVSAVGVPPPQVIKRFHDKGILVMNMVGHPKHATKALELGVDMVCAQGGEGGGHTGDVANSILIPAVADVASKYHPPLLKGLPALVVAAGGISSGRSLASSLMQGAVAVWVGTRFVASVEASCSEEHKKEVVSCGFEDTQRTLVISGRPLRMKTNDYIRKWHEQPDKIKELCDKGVVPIEYDFEQGNDFDLPHLMGQVAGAITKIQPAGEIVDEMVKEAVDMLKLGGTYLTAIPRL